The following proteins are encoded in a genomic region of Sebastes fasciatus isolate fSebFas1 chromosome 12, fSebFas1.pri, whole genome shotgun sequence:
- the LOC141779729 gene encoding hepcidin-like, translating to MKTFSVAVAVAVVLAVICIQESSAVPATKVQELEEPMSNDNPVAADHEETSVDSLKMLYNNREKRDLKCRFCCNCCITGCGVCCSKRF from the exons ATGAAGACATTCAGTGTTGCGGTTGCAGTGGCCGTCGTGCTCGCCGTCATTTGCATTCAGGAGAGCTCTGCTGTCCCAGCCACTAAG GTGCAAGAGCTGGAGGAGCCAATGAGCAATGACAATCCAGTTGCTGCTGACCATGAGGAGACATCAGTGGACTCACTGAAG ATGCTGTATAACAACAGGGAGAAGCGTGACCTTAAGTGTCGTTTTTGCTGCAACTGCTGCATCACAGGCTGTGGAGTGTGCTGCTCAAAAAGATTCTGA
- the LOC141779728 gene encoding hepcidin-like yields the protein MKTFSVAVAVAVVLAFICIQESSAFPFAGVQELEEPMSNDNPVAAEHEETSVDSLKMPYNNREKRDTLPDILIDILHDLCWPCCSHKMCV from the exons ATGAAGACATTTAGTGTTGCAGTTGCAGTGGCCGTTGTGCTCGCCTTCATCTGTATTCAGGAGAGCTCTGCCTTCCCATTCGCTGGA GTGCAAGAGCTGGAGGAGCCAATGAGCAATGACAATCCAGTTGCTGCTGAACATGAGGAGACATCAGTGGACTCACTGAAG ATGCCGTATAACAACAGAGAGAAGCGTGACACTCTGCCTGACATTCTGATTGACATTCTGCATGACCTATGTTGGCCCTGCTGCTCgcacaaaatgtgtgtgtga